TTACTCACTACAAacttactatatatatactgtaCCTATAGTAGTAGATGATTTAACAAAATTTTTTGAAAGCCAGTACAAGTAAAAGGGGTAAGATCACAGCTATCAATAAGCAAAAGACTATAACTTAAAGCATAATATTGGAATTTTTAATCTTTGACAAATTCCTAGCCTACCCTTAGTGAAAAATCTCTGTGGTTGCATGCATGGAGACTTCCGTCAAAGATTTATTAGAAAATTGAAAGACAGTTGGACAGTAGAACAGGTTACAAAATTCATGGGTTAAAGTGTGTGAAAAACATTACAGAGGGAAAAGTGTTGAAGGCACATAAAAATGAAGGGAAGGGCTAAAATGCAATCTACCCATTAATACTTAATAGGAAGAAAGTGAGAAGCAGACTACCCATTCAAATAGTCAGGAGTAAAGCTGTTAATAATATTTGACAAAGCACACAGAGGTAAATAAAAGAGATCAAATAAATGTTAGCAAAAGTTTGAAGTAGTATTATTCTTTGGTTTGCGAAAACTATATTCATCTGGTTGAATCAGAAAAGCTATGAATGTTGACTGCTGTAACATTTCAAGtgattccatatatatataaatatacatttatatatatatatatatatatatatctgtgtgtgtatatgtgtgtgAGTGATGAACAATAGTAAATTAGTTCTCTTGTCTTGGAACACTATACCCACAACCATTTACATCTTCAGTAGTTAAATTGTTGCTGATGtaatgttaagaaaataaaaagtatgaaaatattgaaatttgatACAAAAAGAAAAGCCAACAAGATACGGTTTTAATTTTACCTCTGACAGATCAACCCACTCCCATGTCTCATTATTAGAACCCATATCATAAACTAAAGCATGCCTTCCCTgacaaattcaaaaaaataaaacacaatagACATCAAATGCATATCTTTTCTACTTACTGTTGTCCAAGAAAATGCCATAACAAAAAGTACCTCGGCAGCATTAAAGTCAGTTATAACAGCTTCATAAAAGTTGTTATCATCAGGCCACCTTGTTCTCACTTTCTTCCCTATTAATGAATCTATTGCCGCCCCTTCAGCATGTTCACTTGCAATGTTACCAGAAGCAACTCTATTAACAACTTGACCCCTTCCAGTCGGACCAGAAGAAGGGTATTGCTTCATTGATGAACCACCAGGCAATCCctgatacaaaaaaaaaaagcatttttAAGAAAACTGTCATAACAcaaaattttccaaaataagACCATGGTTACGCCCAACATCAATATCATAAAAATCTTAAGACTCACAGGTTTCTGTTTCTTTCCCTTGGCTCCTGGAACAGATCCTCGTTTTGCAGTGGATGAAGATGGTTGGTGGGATCCAGCTGCCTGTGGGTGAAATGATGGAGATGGCCCCCCAAAGGATTGGGAGGCTACTGACTGAGAGACTTTTGGCTTCTTGCGAGATGCAGAGACTGTGGGGCTAGGTATTGGATCATGAGCTGCTTGACTTGTACTGGGCATACCAGCTTGAGCTCCACCTGCCTGTCTCCACTCCCTAATGGAAACACACCATACCAAATATTAAGATAAGAtgtatcaaaaaaatatatatattaagatacGAAGAgggaaaaaaaacataataaatagtCCTAGTTTCTCATTTAAACAAAAAGAACTTTTCTGAAGTCTTTCAGACCTTATTCTCTTTATGATGTCATCTGCATTAACTCGTCCTAAAAGCTCTCTGTGTTCCTCATTAGATAATCTCAACTCTTTTCTTAGCTCAGTTATTAAACTTTCTTTTTCctgaagaaaatacatttcatGTAGCAGTCATTTAAACCTGATAAGAAAAACATAAATATTAGATCCATGAcaacaaaatgacaaaatgtaCCCAAGTAATGAGATCAGCTTGAGCTTTAAAGGCTCTTAGAACCGAACTGTATGCTTCTTGCTCAAGCTGGTGAATCTGAGCCTCCATGTCAGTTTCACCATACATCCTAGAGTATGGAAGAGAGCCCATAGCAGATCTTCCATTCCCTGCAACACGACCTGCTCTAGGGATTCTGTTTTGATGTGATGGAGGAAGATCATCATCAGTTCCTGTAAAATTTGTttgccaaaaataattaaataaatcatcaATAGTGTGATGAGGacgaaaatttaagaaaattaacaaCAGCTCAgagaatataaaaattaagagaatttaagaAAGTTAACAACGGAACCTACATTGCAGCATATGTATTAGGAGACAGTTAAGCCAAATAAAGCCTTACAACAAACAAAAGCTCttttggaaagaaaaaaaaaaaccaccccTTCCTCCTAGCTCTCatgtgaaaataaaaaaaaaaatagcaatgaaatgccaaataattaagcCAAATATACAtgtaaagaaaaatttaattttcaagcaCTTTTGAACTTTATCGaaatttaaaatgaataactacAGTCCTACTTCTGACTAAATCATCAAAACATTCTCCCTATCATCAAAAAAATCCCAGTTCACTTATGTTTACATATTACAAAACAAAACAGCTTGAAACAAAAGCATAACTAAGATAACTAGCTGCCCTGCCAATACACTGACTTATTCACAAACTTCCTtctttaaaagaaaaacaacatACTTACATACATGTAATGTGAGAGTGTCAATATTAACTTACACACTACGATGTGCATTTCATCTCAAGTGGTTCTCACTTAAAAATACtcacagtgaagaataaatatacaTCATAGTGTAATTAGAATGTGTCAATTGAGAGTGTATTAATCATTATACTTATgtgaataaaagaaaaataaataagccctcTGAATACATTAAAGTTCCTCTCTAGTATTCAAAAACATATGAAACAAAAGAAAAGCACCTGAATCCCAAGTCACTCCAAAAGATACACCTTGGGAAACTACAAATATATAATGGATTTCTATTTTCTAGAGAGGACTTCTTAGCAACGTTA
This Cannabis sativa cultivar Pink pepper isolate KNU-18-1 chromosome 6, ASM2916894v1, whole genome shotgun sequence DNA region includes the following protein-coding sequences:
- the LOC115725525 gene encoding protein EMSY-LIKE 3 isoform X1 → MDYEPYDSSGTDDDLPPSHQNRIPRAGRVAGNGRSAMGSLPYSRMYGETDMEAQIHQLEQEAYSSVLRAFKAQADLITWEKESLITELRKELRLSNEEHRELLGRVNADDIIKRIREWRQAGGAQAGMPSTSQAAHDPIPSPTVSASRKKPKVSQSVASQSFGGPSPSFHPQAAGSHQPSSSTAKRGSVPGAKGKKQKPGLPGGSSMKQYPSSGPTGRGQVVNRVASGNIASEHAEGAAIDSLIGKKVRTRWPDDNNFYEAVITDFNAAEGRHALVYDMGSNNETWEWVDLSEISPGDIQWVDEEVSHRGGYGGPGHGINRPIGGRDTVPGAGRGRGATKGQTRKDFLPSQNGIGKKMPDEIKILNTDSLIKEVERVFGSNHPDPLEVEKAKKVLKDHERALIDAIGKITDISDGESDEGGHQFLHGQSTD
- the LOC115725525 gene encoding protein EMSY-LIKE 4 isoform X2; amino-acid sequence: MYFLQEKESLITELRKELRLSNEEHRELLGRVNADDIIKRIREWRQAGGAQAGMPSTSQAAHDPIPSPTVSASRKKPKVSQSVASQSFGGPSPSFHPQAAGSHQPSSSTAKRGSVPGAKGKKQKPGLPGGSSMKQYPSSGPTGRGQVVNRVASGNIASEHAEGAAIDSLIGKKVRTRWPDDNNFYEAVITDFNAAEGRHALVYDMGSNNETWEWVDLSEISPGDIQWVDEEVSHRGGYGGPGHGINRPIGGRDTVPGAGRGRGATKGQTRKDFLPSQNGIGKKMPDEIKILNTDSLIKEVERVFGSNHPDPLEVEKAKKVLKDHERALIDAIGKITDISDGESDEGGHQFLHGQSTD